A portion of the Corynebacterium rouxii genome contains these proteins:
- a CDS encoding ferredoxin reductase — MARTSKDRLSKVRKILGRFTTPLLPDDYSVLINPRWSTRELRGTIATVRREADVVHLDIVPGWGVPTEFEPGQFIGIGVEVDGRYIWRSYSLTCTPTTSDSLLSITVRAVEHGKLSNHLVGHATPGTTVRLSAPAGNFHLPTPLPPKLALIAAGTGITPIISMLRTMAERKQFAETDVVLVYSIRDRAHGLFLEALARMATQHPQLRVVVQETSSQWRVTPETVASIVPDITSRTVFACGPSAMLDAYESWASANHVDLTTERFLLDRKATTAQGGTVSFGQRASVLVDGATTVLEAGEQAGVQLPFGCRMGLCHTCVRPLTNGHATNLVTGETHEPGSRIRTCVCVAAGDITIEA; from the coding sequence ATGGCACGGACGTCGAAAGATCGTCTCTCAAAAGTGCGAAAAATCCTCGGCAGATTTACCACCCCACTTCTGCCAGATGATTACTCGGTGCTGATTAACCCACGCTGGTCAACCCGCGAACTTCGTGGAACTATCGCAACTGTTCGTCGAGAAGCAGACGTTGTCCATCTTGACATCGTGCCAGGCTGGGGTGTGCCCACTGAGTTTGAGCCTGGTCAATTTATCGGAATCGGCGTGGAAGTAGATGGTCGTTATATTTGGCGCAGCTATTCACTGACCTGCACACCGACAACCTCTGACTCATTGTTATCGATCACAGTGCGCGCGGTAGAACACGGCAAACTCTCAAATCACTTAGTAGGCCACGCTACTCCAGGAACAACGGTGCGGTTGTCGGCACCCGCTGGCAATTTTCATCTCCCCACTCCGTTGCCGCCAAAACTTGCCTTGATTGCCGCTGGAACGGGCATCACTCCGATTATCTCCATGTTGCGCACGATGGCTGAGCGCAAGCAGTTTGCTGAAACTGATGTGGTGTTGGTGTATTCGATACGCGATCGCGCCCATGGGCTGTTTCTTGAGGCGCTAGCGCGGATGGCAACGCAACACCCGCAGCTGCGTGTGGTGGTACAAGAGACTTCCTCACAGTGGCGGGTGACACCGGAGACCGTGGCGTCGATAGTTCCTGATATTACGAGCCGCACCGTGTTCGCCTGCGGTCCTTCCGCCATGCTTGATGCTTACGAGTCATGGGCGAGCGCGAATCACGTGGATCTCACGACTGAGCGGTTTCTGCTCGATCGGAAGGCCACGACAGCACAGGGCGGCACGGTGAGCTTTGGGCAGCGTGCCAGTGTGCTTGTCGACGGCGCCACCACGGTGCTCGAAGCAGGAGAGCAGGCGGGAGTACAGCTTCCTTTCGGTTGCCGTATGGGGTTGTGTCACACCTGCGTGCGTCCGCTGACTAACGGCCACGCAACCAACCTTGTCACTGGCGAGACTCATGAACCGGGGTCACGTATTCGTACCTGCGTGTGCGTAGCAGCAGGCGACATCACCATCGAAGCATAG